A stretch of the Desulfobacter sp. genome encodes the following:
- a CDS encoding transposase — MTEENTEFDFQKALKGIQEGKPFTGKGGVLTSLIKNLAEAALEGELESHLGQEVSANRRNGKSKKTIKSLDGKFELKTPRDRAGTFSPQTVKKHQTTLSDEIERKIIALYGLGMSYNDRECSEFCVTVSVPGSVSAPAEVKARSENGPSICHVGGVGFCWSGVPGTIFSICK; from the coding sequence ATGACCGAAGAAAACACCGAATTTGATTTTCAAAAAGCCCTTAAAGGCATCCAGGAAGGTAAACCCTTCACAGGTAAGGGCGGCGTCCTTACATCATTAATCAAAAATCTTGCTGAAGCTGCTCTTGAAGGAGAGTTGGAGTCCCATCTCGGGCAGGAAGTTTCTGCCAACCGCCGTAATGGAAAAAGCAAAAAGACCATTAAATCCCTGGATGGTAAATTTGAGCTAAAAACCCCGCGTGACAGGGCCGGAACCTTCTCTCCACAGACCGTCAAAAAACATCAGACAACGCTCAGCGATGAAATTGAAAGAAAGATAATAGCCCTTTACGGCCTGGGCATGAGTTATAATGATAGGGAATGTTCAGAATTCTGTGTCACGGTTTCGGTTCCCGGATCTGTCTCGGCGCCAGCGGAAGTAAAAGCCAGGTCCGAGAATGGGCCTTCAATCTGCCACGTCGGAGGAGTTGGCTTTTGCTGGAGCGGAGTTCCTGGAACCATCTTTTCCATCTGTAAATAA
- a CDS encoding ribonuclease D has protein sequence MDYQFITSDEALESICRDLDLEKIIAVDLEADSMHSFTEKICLIQIAAGPRAFLVDPFEISDFSPFSRVLENPNIVKVFHGSDFDVRSLDRELGVEIKNLFDTEIACRFLNVKERGLGALLKDHFNVHVDKRFQKVDWSKRPLKEDMIAYSVGDVANLVELHDRLRSRLEDMGRLAWAQEEFEAQAKVCYESNHQLPLFKRFKGAGKLNNRTLAVLENLLLARLDMAGKKDLPLFKIISSQSIMTMAVEQPKDIKTILNLKALSKKQASMYGEACVHAIKEGLALAHKDLPSYPRTPTPRKTPKVMERIKQLKKMREKYSVSVGMEPGFLINNNLITTLALANPDEEKDLFGIEGMRKWQVQALGDAITKTLSRCP, from the coding sequence GTGGATTATCAGTTTATTACCTCGGATGAGGCGTTAGAATCAATTTGTCGGGACCTGGACCTGGAAAAAATAATTGCCGTGGACCTGGAAGCAGACTCCATGCACAGTTTTACTGAAAAAATTTGTCTGATCCAGATTGCAGCAGGTCCAAGAGCCTTTTTAGTGGACCCTTTTGAGATTTCTGATTTTTCACCCTTTTCCCGGGTTCTTGAAAATCCAAATATTGTCAAGGTCTTTCACGGATCGGATTTTGATGTCCGCAGCCTGGACCGGGAACTGGGCGTTGAAATTAAAAATTTATTTGATACGGAAATTGCCTGCCGCTTTCTCAATGTCAAGGAACGGGGGCTGGGTGCCCTGCTCAAGGATCATTTTAATGTGCATGTGGATAAACGCTTCCAAAAGGTGGACTGGTCCAAAAGGCCTTTAAAAGAGGATATGATTGCCTATTCCGTAGGGGATGTGGCCAACCTGGTTGAACTCCACGACAGGCTCAGATCAAGGCTTGAAGACATGGGAAGACTTGCCTGGGCCCAGGAAGAGTTTGAGGCCCAGGCAAAGGTGTGTTATGAATCCAACCATCAATTGCCCTTGTTCAAACGGTTCAAGGGGGCAGGCAAACTCAACAACAGAACCCTGGCTGTTCTGGAAAATCTGCTTCTGGCCCGCCTGGACATGGCCGGAAAAAAGGATCTGCCTTTGTTTAAAATCATTTCCAGCCAGTCCATCATGACCATGGCCGTTGAACAGCCAAAGGACATCAAAACGATTTTGAACCTCAAGGCCCTGAGCAAAAAGCAGGCATCCATGTACGGGGAGGCCTGTGTTCATGCGATTAAAGAAGGACTTGCCCTTGCCCACAAGGATCTGCCCTCATACCCCAGAACCCCCACGCCCCGAAAAACCCCCAAGGTGATGGAGCGGATCAAGCAGTTGAAAAAAATGCGGGAAAAATATTCTGTTTCCGTGGGCATGGAACCCGGGTTTTTGATCAACAATAATTTAATTACCACCCTGGCCCTGGCCAATCCAGATGAAGAAAAGGATTTGTTTGGGATTGAGGGCATGAGAAAATGGCAGGTTCAGGCCCTGGGAGATGCCATTACCAAGACCCTGAGTCGCTGCCCCTGA
- a CDS encoding class I SAM-dependent methyltransferase yields the protein MTAFSDKLVEILNHGSLNLALGMGYALKIFDLMDGAQKALTLDELAKISGLHSRYLKEWLSIMVCGEIVELEKKQGEQLFSLPKAHGDLLCRRAGNNNLGVYTQEIPLLTAIAMDEVQQDFAVGKGVPFSKYPRFQSFMAELSNAKHGQVLIKDFLPSVDQGRLVKNLESGIRACDIGCGQGVALNLMAQAFPNSEFVGIDNHDRAIDQAKKSANALGISNASFILQDAATVHQNKSLEHYFDYICAFDAVHDQSHPLQVLAGIRYMLKPEGRFSMIDIKAQSEIQENKDHPMAPFLYTVSLMHCMPIGLNDKGQGLGMMWGRQKAMDLLTRAGFSRVTQEEIPNDPFNLHFLCRV from the coding sequence ATGACAGCTTTTTCAGATAAACTGGTTGAAATCCTCAACCATGGTTCCCTTAACCTGGCCCTTGGCATGGGCTATGCCTTAAAGATTTTTGATCTCATGGATGGGGCCCAAAAAGCCCTGACCCTGGATGAACTTGCCAAAATTTCGGGGCTTCATAGCCGATATCTTAAAGAATGGCTCTCCATCATGGTCTGCGGGGAGATTGTTGAGCTTGAAAAAAAACAGGGCGAGCAATTGTTTTCTCTGCCCAAAGCCCATGGTGACCTGCTGTGCCGGCGGGCCGGCAACAACAATCTTGGGGTATATACCCAGGAGATTCCTTTGCTCACCGCCATTGCCATGGATGAGGTTCAACAAGATTTTGCTGTGGGAAAGGGGGTGCCATTTTCAAAATACCCCAGATTTCAATCCTTTATGGCAGAACTGTCCAATGCCAAACACGGCCAGGTTCTGATCAAGGATTTTTTACCTTCCGTGGACCAGGGCCGCCTGGTCAAAAATCTTGAATCAGGAATACGGGCCTGTGATATTGGCTGCGGCCAGGGCGTGGCCCTCAACCTCATGGCCCAGGCATTTCCAAACTCTGAATTTGTCGGCATTGACAACCATGACAGGGCCATTGACCAGGCAAAAAAATCTGCCAACGCCCTTGGCATTTCCAATGCCAGCTTCATCCTCCAGGATGCGGCAACGGTTCATCAAAACAAATCCCTTGAACATTATTTTGATTATATCTGCGCCTTTGATGCCGTCCATGACCAGTCCCATCCCCTGCAGGTCCTGGCCGGAATCCGATACATGCTCAAGCCGGAGGGACGCTTTTCCATGATCGACATCAAGGCCCAGTCAGAAATCCAGGAAAATAAAGACCATCCCATGGCACCTTTTCTCTACACGGTCAGCCTGATGCACTGCATGCCCATAGGACTTAACGACAAGGGCCAGGGGCTTGGCATGATGTGGGGCCGGCAAAAGGCCATGGATCTGCTGACCAGGGCCGGATTCTCCCGGGTGACCCAAGAAGAGATTCCCAACGACCCGTTTAACCTCCATTTCCTGTGCAGGGTTTAA
- a CDS encoding diaminopimelate epimerase, with protein sequence MEIEFWKMEGLGNDFIMMDDRDEKIMGQISYSDLAIRLCDRHFGIGGDGIILAKHSDTHDIRFVIINSDGTEPQMCGNGMRCFAKYLYETGILVKEEIRVETLAGTVIPRVKIDSKDQVVSVRVDMGTPELSPLKIPFVCDKKKAVEERLETQEGNVSVTCVSMGNPHAVIFVDDLNRINVKKQGIAVETHERFPEKTNVEFIQVLSDNELDMKVWERGAGITLACGTGACASLVAAHLTGRTGDHALVHLAGGDLEIHWDRKTGHLFKTGPACLAFEGRIRI encoded by the coding sequence ATGGAAATTGAGTTTTGGAAAATGGAAGGTCTGGGCAACGACTTTATCATGATGGATGACCGGGATGAGAAGATCATGGGGCAGATATCCTATTCAGATCTGGCCATCCGCCTTTGCGACCGGCATTTCGGCATCGGCGGGGACGGGATTATCCTGGCAAAGCATTCTGATACCCATGATATCCGGTTTGTGATCATCAATTCCGACGGCACCGAACCCCAGATGTGCGGCAACGGCATGCGCTGTTTTGCCAAGTACCTCTATGAAACAGGGATTCTGGTCAAAGAAGAGATCCGGGTTGAGACCCTGGCCGGCACAGTCATACCCAGGGTGAAAATCGATTCTAAAGATCAGGTTGTCTCTGTCCGGGTGGACATGGGAACCCCTGAACTTTCTCCTCTTAAAATTCCCTTTGTCTGTGACAAAAAAAAGGCGGTTGAAGAAAGACTTGAGACCCAAGAGGGGAACGTATCGGTCACCTGCGTGTCCATGGGCAATCCCCATGCCGTGATCTTTGTGGATGATTTAAACCGGATCAATGTTAAAAAACAGGGTATTGCCGTGGAAACCCATGAGCGGTTTCCGGAAAAGACCAATGTTGAATTTATCCAGGTCCTCTCCGACAATGAGCTGGACATGAAGGTTTGGGAGCGGGGGGCCGGCATCACCCTTGCCTGCGGCACCGGGGCCTGCGCCAGCCTTGTCGCGGCCCATCTCACCGGCAGAACCGGGGATCATGCCCTTGTCCACCTGGCCGGAGGGGATCTTGAGATCCATTGGGACAGAAAAACAGGTCATCTTTTTAAGACCGGCCCTGCCTGCCTGGCCTTTGAGGGACGGATCAGGATTTAA
- the vanZ gene encoding VanZ family protein, with protein MKLSSNPGSCPKFGGPKISFAGRLVLYWLPVLGLSLIIFFMSSFPSVETKVLFDHQDKIIHLMIYGLLAYLAARALKTEMPRLNKKSLFLWAAGFGALFGLSDEIHQAFVPGRVAGVGDWLADFTGSLAGAGLFTRPLKTDLS; from the coding sequence ATGAAATTGTCCTCTAACCCGGGATCATGCCCCAAATTCGGGGGGCCCAAAATCTCTTTTGCCGGGCGGCTGGTTTTATACTGGCTGCCTGTCCTGGGCCTGAGCCTTATTATTTTTTTCATGTCCTCTTTTCCAAGTGTTGAAACAAAGGTCTTGTTTGACCACCAGGACAAAATCATCCATTTGATGATTTACGGGCTCCTGGCCTATTTAGCGGCCAGGGCACTGAAAACGGAAATGCCACGGCTAAATAAAAAAAGCCTTTTTCTTTGGGCGGCAGGATTTGGCGCCCTTTTCGGCTTATCTGACGAGATCCACCAGGCCTTTGTACCGGGCAGGGTTGCAGGTGTGGGGGACTGGTTAGCAGATTTTACAGGAAGCCTGGCCGGGGCAGGCCTGTTTACAAGGCCTTTAAAAACGGATCTGTCATGA
- a CDS encoding DUF5320 domain-containing protein: protein MPGLNQRGPQGQGPMTGRGQGVCQNQGAGQGFARGGFAGQGFQGGRGGKRGCGRGLGRGFGPGLGQGQAQFAETSLEARAKTLEEELKAIKAQLNAMSENQ from the coding sequence ATGCCAGGATTAAACCAGAGAGGACCACAAGGACAAGGACCCATGACCGGACGGGGCCAGGGCGTATGCCAGAACCAGGGCGCAGGCCAGGGATTTGCCCGAGGCGGATTTGCAGGCCAGGGATTCCAAGGCGGTCGAGGGGGTAAAAGAGGCTGCGGCCGGGGACTCGGCAGAGGGTTTGGCCCGGGGCTCGGTCAGGGCCAGGCTCAGTTTGCCGAGACCTCATTGGAGGCGAGGGCCAAAACTCTGGAAGAGGAACTCAAAGCCATTAAAGCCCAGTTAAACGCCATGTCTGAAAACCAATAA
- the thrS gene encoding threonine--tRNA ligase: MTQITFPDNAVKHFDNPFTGLDVAKSISEGFARNCVAMKIDDQLLDLGQIIEKDAAISFVTANDEEGLDILRHSSAHVMAEAVLNLYPDAKLTIGPVVEDGFYYDIDMAPISEDELGKIEAEMKKIIKAKANFERSVVSKQEALELFKDNPFKLELINELVDQEISLYKNGKFVDLCRGPHIPHTGMIKGVKLLKISGAYWRADQEREQLQRIYGISFFDKKKLNKYLHMIEEAQKRDHRKLGTRLDLYSFHDEAAGMPFFHAKGIDMWNTLLDYWREEHKKDGYVETKTPVMLNRKLWEQSGHWDNYRENMYTSVIDDEEYAIKPMNCPGGMILYKTKAYSYRDLPVRAGEVGLVHRHELSGALSGLFRVRAFHQDDAHIFMTPDQIGQEVLGVLRLAERIYKRFGLTFHLELSTRPKKSIGSDEKWEEATNGLKAALEEYGQDYVINEGDGAFYGPKIDIHIKDALGRTWQCGTIQLDMALPERFDLSYKGQDNEKHRPIMIHRVIYGSMERFFGILVEHFAGKFPLWLASVQAVLLPINQDLAGYAQEVKDLLEAHKIRCEVDARSETLKKKIREAQLNYIPLIITIGDKEKKGNVLSVRTLDGKVKMGMDHEDFLSTVSAHIRNRELDEIVL; encoded by the coding sequence ATGACTCAAATCACATTTCCGGATAATGCCGTAAAACATTTTGACAATCCCTTCACGGGCCTGGATGTGGCCAAAAGCATTTCCGAAGGATTTGCAAGAAACTGCGTGGCCATGAAAATTGATGATCAGCTCCTTGACCTGGGGCAGATCATTGAAAAGGATGCTGCCATCAGCTTTGTCACGGCCAACGATGAAGAGGGCTTGGATATTTTACGCCACTCTTCGGCCCATGTCATGGCCGAAGCCGTCCTCAACCTCTATCCCGATGCCAAGCTCACCATCGGGCCTGTGGTGGAAGACGGATTCTACTATGATATTGACATGGCCCCTATTTCCGAAGATGAACTGGGAAAGATTGAAGCGGAGATGAAAAAAATCATCAAGGCCAAGGCAAACTTTGAACGGAGCGTGGTCTCAAAACAAGAGGCCTTGGAATTGTTCAAGGATAATCCCTTTAAGCTTGAGCTAATCAATGAACTTGTTGACCAGGAGATTTCCCTGTACAAAAACGGTAAATTTGTGGATCTGTGCCGGGGTCCCCACATCCCCCACACCGGAATGATCAAAGGGGTGAAACTGCTGAAGATCTCAGGGGCATACTGGCGGGCAGACCAGGAAAGAGAACAGCTCCAGCGCATTTACGGCATCTCCTTTTTTGACAAAAAGAAACTCAATAAATACCTGCACATGATAGAAGAGGCCCAGAAAAGGGACCACAGGAAACTTGGGACCCGGCTGGATCTATACTCCTTCCATGACGAGGCCGCAGGCATGCCCTTTTTCCATGCCAAGGGCATTGACATGTGGAACACCCTTTTGGACTATTGGCGGGAAGAGCACAAAAAAGACGGTTATGTTGAAACCAAAACCCCGGTCATGCTCAACCGGAAACTCTGGGAGCAAAGCGGCCACTGGGACAATTACAGGGAAAACATGTATACCTCAGTGATTGATGATGAAGAATATGCCATCAAACCCATGAACTGCCCCGGGGGAATGATTCTCTACAAGACCAAGGCCTATTCCTACAGAGATCTTCCCGTACGGGCAGGAGAAGTGGGACTGGTTCACCGCCACGAACTTTCAGGCGCCCTGTCAGGCCTGTTCAGGGTCAGGGCCTTTCACCAGGATGATGCCCACATCTTCATGACCCCGGATCAGATCGGACAAGAGGTACTAGGGGTGCTCCGGCTGGCAGAACGGATCTACAAACGATTCGGTTTGACCTTTCACCTGGAATTGTCCACCCGGCCTAAAAAATCCATTGGCAGCGACGAAAAATGGGAAGAGGCCACCAACGGACTTAAAGCCGCCCTGGAAGAGTACGGTCAGGACTATGTGATCAATGAGGGAGACGGGGCCTTTTACGGTCCCAAAATCGATATCCATATCAAGGATGCCCTGGGAAGGACCTGGCAATGCGGCACAATCCAGCTGGACATGGCCCTGCCCGAGCGCTTTGATTTAAGCTACAAGGGCCAGGACAATGAAAAACACCGGCCCATCATGATTCACCGGGTGATCTACGGATCCATGGAACGATTTTTCGGCATTTTAGTGGAACATTTTGCAGGTAAATTTCCTCTATGGCTGGCTTCGGTACAGGCGGTTCTGCTGCCCATTAACCAGGATCTGGCAGGATATGCCCAGGAGGTAAAAGACCTGCTTGAGGCCCACAAAATCCGGTGCGAGGTGGATGCCCGCAGTGAGACCTTGAAAAAGAAAATCAGGGAAGCCCAGCTCAATTATATCCCCTTGATCATCACCATCGGGGACAAGGAAAAAAAGGGGAATGTCTTGTCTGTAAGGACCCTGGACGGCAAGGTCAAAATGGGCATGGACCACGAGGATTTTCTCTCCACGGTCAGCGCCCATATCAGAAACAGAGAATTAGATGAAATTGTCCTCTAA
- a CDS encoding DUF134 domain-containing protein, whose amino-acid sequence MPRPKRLRRIMARPDVDTFGPEQQRSNGEVTLSLEEFEAIRLIDYQGMDQSGAAQVMGVSRQTVGRILKQGRASVAKAIVEGLSLKVSGGSYQIRTRGHGRGRCRRGRGK is encoded by the coding sequence ATGCCCAGACCCAAACGATTAAGACGGATCATGGCAAGACCGGATGTTGACACCTTTGGCCCTGAACAGCAGAGGTCCAACGGAGAAGTCACCCTTTCTCTGGAAGAATTTGAAGCCATCCGCCTCATAGACTACCAAGGAATGGACCAGAGTGGCGCCGCCCAAGTGATGGGTGTTTCCCGGCAGACTGTCGGGCGGATACTCAAACAGGGAAGAGCCTCGGTGGCAAAAGCCATTGTAGAAGGACTCAGCCTCAAGGTCAGCGGGGGAAGCTATCAGATCAGAACCAGGGGCCATGGCCGGGGAAGATGCAGAAGGGGCCGGGGAAAATAA